The DNA sequence CTCAGTTGCCGTTTTTTCAGATAGTCGTGGAGATGAACCAGGGTTTCCGGATGAGTGAGAGTCTTCCCCGGCATGTGCAAGCCGGTTTCCTGGTTCTGCAAGCGAGCCAAGCGACCCCGGATATACTCCGTGGCTACGGCCAGTTTCCGCTGTCGGGTTTTTTTGGTCTGCCGGGCAATTTCGGCCTTATAGGCCACGACAAAGCGGCGGCCGTCAAGGGTGACTTCCCGGAAACATTCTTGCTCCTCCAGGGGGGTGCCATCACTCTTCCACCGTTTGATTTGTGCCTGAACATCCTGAGCCGTGGCCTGGATGGCCTGCCGGGAGATGAGATTATGCCTCAAAGGCCGGGCGACGATATAATCCAGCTGAGCTTCGCCCAGGACCGCCAGGTTGTCTTGGCTGAGCAGTCCCCGATCACTGACCACGACGCAGCGTTGCACCGGGAAGCGGGCTTTGACATCGAGAATAACTTTCCGGAAGATCGCTTTATCAGTGGTTTCTCCAGGAAACACCTGATGACAGAGAGGAATACCATCTTTGGTCATGACCAGTCCCAGCACTACCTGAGGGCAACCGGAATGGTCCCGATCATAGCCGTAATTTTGCAACGTCGGTTTATCCGATTGGGAGGAGGGATTTCGGACCTTATCCGCTCGCTCAATCTCACAATAGCACGAGGTCAGGTCGTAAAAAACCAAGTCCAGGGGTGCGTCGAAGAGGGTCAGGATCGGCCAGGCCAGTTTGGGCTCCAATTCTGCTTTGTGTTCAATGAGAAAGTCCAAAGAGCGTAACAAGTGATTATAATCAACCTGCTGCCGGTCGATACCGGGAAGGTGCACCCCCTCGAGCCAATCCAAGAGGTGGAGTTTGGCCATGGGATCTAAGAGACGCTTGGCTACCATAACTTTGAGGTTGGCAATGACATCGAACTCGAACTGCCTACCCTGGAGGAATTTTTTGAAAACCTGGGTCCAGTCCATCTCCTCCCAGAGGCGGAAGATGGTATAAATAGAGCCGAAATCCAGGCTACCCGTAGGAGGGATGCTCTCTTGCGGCTTTGCTTCTTCGAGTTTAAAGAATATTTTCAATCCTGCGATAATTTCTTGGATTTGTTCAGAGGAGTATTGCGAAGCCGAGCCGAAGTTAACCAGAATCCGCTGCCGAACTTTGCCCTCTTTAGTCCGGTAAGATTCGACGATGTGGAGGGACTGATAAATCTTATCGCCCCGTTTTCGAGTGGTCGTCCGCAAGTACATGACGCCACTATAGCATGGTAGCTTAGTTTGTCAATATATAAAGATATTATATATATATAATATTATATGCCGACACTACAGGGTGGTGATTTTTCGTATCTAACCGATTGAATTTGTTCAGGGGCAACCTGGAATTTTGCGTTTTACTGATAATCTCCGGATACTCCAGTGGATAAAACCGATTTTCCAAAAAATTTCCGTGCCAGGTATTGATAGAGGGGGGGATAGGAGTCCCAGTCTCCGGGTTGGCGGTTTCGGGTAATAGCAGGGTGGGTAGGCGGAGGCAAGCAGGCGGCCCGCCTGGCTCCCTTCCCTCTCCCCCAAGGACGGTAGGCGGTAGGCGGCAAGTCCAGGGTAGTCCATTTACCCGCTGAGATAGCACGAGATAGGGAAGAGTCTGTGACAAAGGAACTGGTCCCTTCGACGACTGGTTTTATGGATAAAAAAGCTACAGTACGAAATATCAGCGCCCAAGAGGAATGGCGTCAGGGGCGGACTGCCGCGCTTATTACAGCAAGCAAGGTTCACCAGAACATAGGCAGTCGAAAGGAGATAGCTTCTCGGTCCGTCCTACCAGAACTCTCCAACACACACATGATCAGGGTGGCCTGAGATGCTGAAAAAAACTTTTTTTGCCATGACAGGTTGGAAATGCGGTTGGAAACAAAAAACAAAGGGCTGGCCATAATCAGCCAACCCTTTAAAATCCTTGGGGTGAGCGACGGGATTTGAACCCGCGGCCACCGGGGCCACAACCCGGTGCTCTGCCACTGAGCTACGCCCACCATCTAAATTTAAAATGTATCACAGTATGGCAGAGATGACAAGCTCCTGACCGAAAATTGGCAGGAGGGAAAGCTGCCTCCTCTATGACAGACCAAGGTCTTGCTTAAATCGGTCCAAGCCGACTTCGTCGATAATTTTGCCGAGGCGCTTTTTCTTCCCGGCCTGGGCATACCATTCGATGACCTGGTCAACGAGTTGCAGAGCCTGTTGGTCGTCCAGGGCGTCGGCGATAACATCGGCCAGTCGGGGCTTGATGCCGGAGACAAAACCGCCGGCATAGACCCGCCAACCGTTTTTAAAACCTACCAGGCCGACATCTTTAATGGTGCTCTCGGCGCAGGAGTTGGGACAACCGGAGACTCCCATCTTAAATTTATACGGCAGTTCGAACCCATGATATTTGCTGTCTAATGCCAGTCCCACCTTGACGGCGTCCTGCAAGGCAATGCGACAGAAAGTGGTACCGGGACAGATCTTCACCGAACGGACGCACAGGCCGATAGCAGCACCGGGAGGCATCCCTAATTCTTGCCAGACCTGGTCCAAGTCTGCTTCTTGGAGCCCCACCAGAGCCATACGCTGCGCCGAAGTTAATTTGATAGCCTTGACACCGTATTTTTCGGCGACATCCGCCAATCGGCGTAACTGATTAAAGTCGGTGATAATTCCCCCCGGTATATGGGGGGCGATGGCGAACGAGGTCTTGTCTCGCTGTAAAATAGCCCCTTTTTTCAGGATGTCTTCAGCCATGGAACTCCTCCTTGTTCATGAATCACCTCGGGATAGGGTAATAGCTCTGTACTGCCTAATCCTGCAACCGCACCCAGACCGCCTGCGGACCCTTGAGACCCTCCTCCAAGGCCAGCTTGACTTTGTGGCCTACCTGGAGTTTGTCAAAATTGCCTTTTTTTAGCGCATGGGCATGAAAATAAACTTCCTCGCCGTCTGCGGTTTCGATAAAACCGAAGTCCTCATCCGGAAAGATCCGCGCTATTTTACCCAAGACGGTATTTTCCGGGTGGGTTTTGACCCGCTGCTGCCGGGTATCGGAAGTTTCCTGCAGCCGGCGATCCAGGACGTCGAACGCCTCAATGATAAGGGGCGACACCAGCTCCCCCTGACGGGTGACGGTCAGGGTGTTGCCCGGAACCGCAGCAATGATGCGGATTTCGAACTGGCCCTGTCGGTGGCGTCCACCCCCGATCAGTTCTACCCTGGCGTTGACGATGGGATCATTATAACGTTTTTGCAGGCGGGTCAATTCTTCTTCGATTTTCTCTTTCCATTCCGGCAAGATTTCGATGTTTTGACCCTCAATAAAAATGTTTAACGGAAGCATAGGCTAACCTCCTGCTATCATCAGGATGTTGATTTTTTAACAGATTTTTCAGAGTTTGTCGACGATAACCATTCATTTCGGCGGAAAAAGAGTTATCGAGCGCTTTCCGTCGCCGTTGTCTTATGGTAAATTTATCATAAGTGGATAATCTTACCACTAAAGGGAGGAGCAGTCATGCAGCAGGCCAGGTTCTATGAAGTAGAAGAAGATAACAAGGTAAGGTGTTATCTGTGTGCCCATGGATGCGTCATCGACCCAGGAAAACGAGGCATCTGTATGGTACGGGAAAACCGGGATGGCGTCCTATATTCTTTGGTGTACGGCAAAATTATCTCTCGTAATGTGGACCCCATTGAAAAAAAACCTTTATTTCATTTTCTGCCTGGAAGTCGATCTTTCTCCATTGCTACAGTAGGATGCAACCTGCAATGTCAGCACTGCCAGAATTATGAAATTTCTCAATGGCCGCGTTTGAGAAAAAATGGATTTCCTGGAGACGATCTGACACCTTCCCAGATCGTAGCCGAAGCCAAGAGCAGCGGCTCCCTGAGCATTGCCTATACCTATACCGAACCGACGATTTTTGCGGAGTTTGCTTATGATACAGCCGTGTTAGCCAAGGGCGAGGGCATCCGCAATGTCTTTGTCTCCAACGGCTTTATGAGCGAACGGTCCGCAACGACCATGGCCGAGGTGATAGACGCAGACAATATCGATCTAAAAAGTTTTTCGGACTCGTTTTATCGGAAGATATGCAAGGCCAGATTGCAGCCGGTGCTGGATACTATTGAGCGTATGAAGCATCTCGGAGTTTGGGTGGAGGTAACCACCCTGATCATCCCGGGTCTGAACGACTCCGACCAGGAGCTTAAAGAAATAGCTGATTTCATCAAGGGGGTAGGGGTAGATATTCCCTGGCACGTCTCCGCCTTCTATCCCACCTATAAGATGCTTGATCGGCCCCGGACGCCGGTAGCAACCCTGCGCCGCGCCCGGCAGATCGGTTTGGAGGCGGGCCTGCGTTATGTCTATACCGGCAACATCCCAGGAGAAAATGGCGAGAAAACCTTCTGTTACGCCTGTGGCGCCATGGTCATCGACCGCTTCGGTTATGCCATCAACCAGAATCTCCTGAAAAATGGCGCCTGTCCTCAATGCGGGGCGCGTATCGACGGCGTCTGGAGTTAGGCATCCTTGCGATTATAGGCAGACGGGAAAAAAATTTTTCCCACCCAGGCGCCGATTATTGTCTCCTGTGGGGTTTAGTAGGACATAAAGGCGAAAAAAAGCTTTTCGCACCCACAGGAGGAAATCAGAAATGACGATACATTGTCGTAAAAGATGGTTGTCTTTGATCTTAACCCTGGCCCTGAGCCTCGGTTTAGCTGGCATCGCCACGGCTGGCCATTGGGGTATGGACGGATGCTGCGACATGGATATGGGCCACGGACGGGGAATGCACGGCATCCGGCTGACACCCGAACAGGCAGCCCAAGTGTTTGATCTACATCAGAAATTTATGAATGATACGGTCGACTTGCGCAAACAGATGATGATCAAGCGGGCAGAGCTGGGAGAGCTGTGGCGGGCCAAGGAACCGGACAAGGCCAAGATTGCGGCCAAAGAAAAGGAGATCAGCGTCCTGCGCGACCAATTCCGGGAAAAGGCTATAGCACATAAGATCGAGATGAAGAAGAATTGTCCTATGATGGGCCGCGGCATGGGGCCCGGCCCAGGCCAACCTCCCCAAGGTGGCAAGTAGTCTGCTGTAAACCCTCACCCCGCCCAGCCAGAGCCGGAGCGGCCTTTGGGTCATCCTGCTCTGGCTGTTTTCTTCATCGGTTGCTTGGGAGGAATACAAGTGGGGCGAATACAAGATTTGCCCTTACGGCTGAGACTGCCGGTGTTGCAGTGTTGCAGGGCGGAAAAGCGGAGCGCATCCCGTCTTCTAAAAAGCTCCGACACCAATTTGCATGATTCGCAGGTAACCCACAGGTAATGGTAATTATCGAGAAATCGAGGTTTTTAAATGCAGGGTGGGCACCGCCCACCACTCCTTGATTTCTTCTCTCAGATAGCTGAAGTATTACGCATTATTTCAAAATTACCCGCAACCCCTGAATATGACTTATTATCATGGCTTGTGAGTAATTTTTAGAAATTGACAATTACCTCGCTTTTCTCCCTATCCCTGCATTATTTCGCCTGCATTTCTGCCAGCAGGCGCAGCACCCGTCCGGCAGCGCCGCTGGCCTGGCAGACGGTGTCAGTGATATCCTGGGGGCCCAAACAGGTCCCGGCCAGGAAGATGCCGGGTCGACTGGACTCCACCGGGTGCATGATGTGGTGTTTCGGTATATAAAAACCCTGTTCATCCCGTTTCGGGGCCTGATCCAAAAAAGGCGGCAGGGTCTTGGGACCCTCCAGACCGACCGCCAACACCGCCAGATCCACGGTGAGATACCCCAGCCGCCCGGTTTCCAGGTCTTCGTAAACAATTACCGGTCGTTCCCCTTCATCCGGGCAGATGCGGCCGGGTAAGGCCTTGACAAAGCGTACCCCGGCAGCACGCGCCCGCAGGTAGAGCTCTTCGCAGCCTTTCCCCGAAGTGCGGATATCATTATAAAAAATTGTTACTTCGATCGTCGGATCATGCTCCAGGGCCAGCATGGCCTCTTTAATCGAGGCGGTGCAGCAGTAGCCGGAACAGTAGGGCAGAAACCGCCGGTCCCGGGACCCGACGCACTGGATAAAGGCCAGTTTCCGCACCGGTTGGCCCGAATGGGTTACCAGGCTGCCCGAAGTGGGCCCCGAGGCGCAGACCAGTCTTTCAAACTCCAGGTTGGTAAGCACCTGGGGCAACCGGCCATAGCCGTATTCGCTCTTCAGGCTCGGGTCGAAAGGAGCGGCTCCGGTTGCCAGGACGATGGCCCCCACCTGAAGATGCAGGGTGCGGGGGACGTCGTCCAGATTAATGGCCTGGCGGCCGCAGGTCTTGGCGCACTGCCGGCAGTCGATACAGTATTCTTTCTCGATGGTGGCTCGCAGAGGCACGGCTTGGGCAAAGATAATCCGGATGCAGGTGCGGGGTTTCATCCCCAGGTTCCATCGACTGGGCAGGATAACGGGGCAGACCTCGGCGCAACTGCCGCAGCCGACACATTTCGTCATGTCCACGTAGCGCGGTTTGAGGGTGACCTTGACGTGAAAATTCCCCGGTTCGCCCGCGATCTGTTCGAGTACGGCGTAGGTGAGCAGCTCGATGTTGGGATGGGTCGCCACTTCCACCAGTTTTGGTCCCAGGATACAGATGGAACAGTCCAGGGTGGGGAAGGTCTTGTCCAGCTTCGCCATATTACCGCCGATGCTCAGGGATTCGTCCAGCAGATAAACCTTCAAACCGGCTTTGGCCAGATCTAGGGCTACCTCACATCCCCCCACTCCTCCCCCGACCACCAGAACCGACCGATGTACCTCTGCCGGTCGGGGAAGAAAAGACGTCTTGGCCTCCAGGGCCAGGAGCAACTCAGCGGCGGCGCTCTCCACGTCCCGCCAGGCCCACAGATCAACCACCGGTGCCCGCAAGGTGGTCAAAAGCTTAAAAAATCGGGAGCTTAACTCCGGGCCGCAGGCCGCCAGGACATACTGCTCAGGCGCCTCCTCTAAGATCTGCTGGAGCCTGGCCAGACCGGTGGGAGTGCAGCACGGCTCCAACACCACCGCTTCGACCTGTTGGGTCGCCAACTCCGAGACGACCGCGTGTAGGTCCACCTTCAGATCAGGACAGTTACAGAGCAGGAGCTTTTTGCCAGCCATAGGTGTGCAGTTTCCGGTTTTTCCCCTGGTTCCCAAGCTAGAGCTCGGAACTGAGATAGATGAGAGCTTCTCCCCTAATGCAACGGCCTTGAGAGTCAAGGTGAAGGGGTTTTCGGTTCCTCCACCGCCTTCGAACCAAGTTCAGCCAATTTCCGGGTCATGTCTATGATCAACTGTTGGAAGGCCCGGCCTTCGGTAGCCGAAATCCAGGCTAGCTGCAAGCGCTCCGGATTAATGCCCTGGGCCTCCAGTTTTGCCTGCAAGCGCTCCATTCTGGTCTTGGCCCGTAGGTTGCCGCTGATGTAGTGACAGTCCCCGGGGGGGTGACAGCCGGTAACCAAAACCAAACCGGCGCCTTTGGCAAAGGCATGCTGCACGAACTTAGGGTGCACCCGGCCGGCGCACATGGTGCGGATCAGGCGCACCGCGGCGGGGTATTGCAGACGGGAGACGCCAGCGAAATCGGCTCCGGCATAAGAACACCAGTTACAGGCAAAAGCCAGGATTTTTTGCTCCGGGGATTCGGCCAGGGCTTCATCAATCTGGGCCAGGATCATCTCATCGGTAAATCCGTAGGCGGTTACCGCTTCCGCCGGACAGGCGCCGGCGCAGACCCCACAGCCTTTGCAGGCCGCCACAATAACCCGGGCCTTGGTCTCCCCCTCCCGGTCATAAAGCTCAATTGCCTGAAAGGGGCACTGCTGAAAACAACGCTTGCAGCCGGTACATTTTTCCGGGTCAATTTCGCAGACGATACCGTCGAGGGTGATAGTATCGCGACTAAAGAGGCCCACTAGCTTGGCGGCGGCGCCGCTGGCCTGGGCCATAGAAGCGGCGATATCTTTAGGTCCCTGGCAGGTTCCGGCCAGGTAGACGCCGTCCAGGATGGTATCCAGAGGCCTGAGTTTGGGATGAGCTTCCAGAAAGAAACCGTCCTCGCCCACCGGCAGTTTCAAAACGTCCCGCAAAGGCTGGCCATCTCCCGGCATCATCCCTACAGCCAGCACGACCAGGTCTACCAGGTCTTCGGTCTCGATCCGGAATAGTTCATTTTCTGCTGTAATAGCGACCCTATCGCCCGACGCCGCCAGTTCCCGTACCGGTCCCCGGAGAAACAAGACACCCGCCTCCCGGGCCTGGGTGTATAATGCCTCCCATTCTCTCCGGATGGTGCGGATGTCCCGGTAGTAAAGGCGAATCCGGGCTTCAGGGAATCTTTTCTTGAGCTCCAGGGACTGTTTCAAGGCGGTGGGGCAGCAGATGCGGGAGCAGTAGCGGTTGCCGTCTTCTTCTCGGGAGCCGACGCACAGGATAAAGGCAATATCCCGAGGTGCTGGACCTGGGAAAATGCCGCTGTCTGGCGCGGCGCCGGACTCGATGGCTGCCAGACGTGCTTCCAGTTGCAGCGAGGTCAGCACCTGGGGAAGACTGGCCCAGACCTCGTAGCGGCTGCCAACCGGATCAAAGGGGGTAAAACCGGTGGCCACGATGAGGCTGCCGACGGTGAAGGTATACAGTGTCGGACCGGACTCGAGAGTGATGGCCTCCTGGGGGCACACTTCGAGGCAGGCTCCACATCGGGTGCACTGTTCCGAATCGATGACATATCCGGTCGGAAAGGCGTGCGGCGAAGGCAGGTAGATGGCCGCGTGGTCATTGATCTGGACAGGACAGACGGCGGCGCATTGACCACACAGATTGCAGGTGGCGCCCACCATTCGAGGTTTTTGCGTGATCTCAAGCTGATAACTTCCCAAATGCCCGGTCATGGCGGCTACTTCACTGCCGACCAGGATTTCAATCTGAGGGTGGAGACTGGCTGCGGCCATGAGAGGATTGATGAGGGTGAAGGCCTTCTGGCCGTAAGGAAAAGTGCGGTGCAGGCGGTTGGCCCACCCGCCCAGAATTGGGGCTTTTTCCACCAGGACGACTTTATGGCCGGACTCGGCGATGTCCAGGGCCGCCCGCAATCCGGCCGGTCCGCCGCCGATCACCAGGGCCTGGCGAGTTACGGGGACTTGCCGATCAGACAATGGTTGAGCCAGACGTGCCTTGGCCAATCCCATGCGGATCAATTCGAGGGCTTTGGCTTCAGCCGGCTGTGGCTCGCGGGAGTGGACCCAGGAACAGTGCTCCCTGAGGTTGACGATCTCGAGGAGATAGGGATTTAATCCGGCCCCGGCTAGCATCCGCCGGAAGGTCATCTCGTGCATCTTGGGAGAGCAGGCCGCGATAACGATCCGGTTAAGGTTCCGTTCGGCGATGTCCTGCAGGATTTCCTGTTGCCCCGCCTCGGAGCAACTGTATAGTTGATGTCGGCAGACGGCTACATCCGGCAGGTTTTGTACCTGGGCCGCCAAGGTACCGGGGCGCACTACGCCGGCAATATTGAGGCCACAGTGGCAGATATAGCATCCGAGTCGCAGGGGTTCCGTCATGGCACTACAACAACACGAGTTTGCACGCATAAATTGGCATGTTCTGAGGAACACAACGAAATACGAAAGAATGATTGGTGGCGCAGGCCTCCTGGCCTGTGCACCAGCGTGTTGGCTGGAAAGCCTGCACCACCTTCTTTCATCAAAGGTTCGCCCATCTTCCGCTCACATTCGATTTACAAGGCACCGCCACTTGTCAACCTGGCCACCGCTTCGTCCCAGACATGGGAAAATTCCCCCGGCAGGGCCACCACTTCCTCGCGGATGATGGTGATGGCGCCCTCATCACAGATGTTCCGGCAGACCCCGCAAAGGCTGCAGGTCTCATTCTGGAGATATACCCGCTCCCCTTCCCGGACAATAGCCTTGACCGGACAGAGATCGATACACTTGGTGCAAGATACCGGACAGAGTTCATCCCGGATGATTACCCGGCCAATAAATTTCGGGCTGATTTCAATAGCCTGAGTACGGCAGAGCAGCAGGCACTGGCTGCAGCGCAGACAGAGCTCGGGTTGGGGAAAGACATGGCTGCGGTCTTCGGCCAACTGTATGACCTGACGGGGACAGGCGTCCAGGCAGACCCGGCAGTTTTTGGGGCAATCGGTTAAAGTATTGGGAATCAGGCGGCGCTCCTGACGGCACCAATGGACTTCGCCTTCCGGCAGTGGCGGACAGGGCTCCGGGCATTTAGCGGTATCGATAGTGATAGAGGGATAAAAATCTGCCATCCCCTGGTGGTCGGCCAGTATTGTCTTGGGTTGACCGTTATAAAACAGGGTCACTGCTCCGGTAGGGCAGAAATGCGAGCAGACCTCGCAGAGTACGCAGATCCGGGGGTCGATGGTGATATCCAGGTCAACTTCGCCGGAAATGATGCTCACCGCCTGCCGAGGGCAGACCGTGGAGCAGACCTCACATTTGAGGCAGCGCGTTTTATCCACCACCAGGCTGACCTGTTCCGCGTAGAGGGACAGGGTGAGTTCCAGTCTTTGGCCGGTCTCCCGTTTTTTGATCGGATAACGCATGCCGTCCTACATTTCCTCTTTATACAGGTCAGATACTACCATTCACTATATCACCGACCCTGAGTGAACACAAGGAACATCGGTTGCGGGCAGGATGTCTTTTTAATTTTTTTAAAGGATTTAGGTCGGTTAGAAAATAAGTTTTGAGGTCGAAGTTCCGAGGATCGAATTGAACAGAGATTCTTGAATTAACTGAGTAAATTTTGGTTCATTCGACGAAGGCGTACTTTATTCCGCCAAAAACCTTATTTTTGTAAAGGAGTCAGTCGTTTCTTCCGGACCGTGCTCGGCTATGCTTCCGGTGCCAGTATTTCTGCCAGTACCGCAACTACGAGTGGTTCGTCTTCCGGCAAGATGGTCCGCAGGTCCAACAGCAACCGTTGTTGTTCCAGGCGGGCGATGATCGGCGGCTGTGCCTGCCGCAGGGCTTGTTCCAGGCGGTGGGGTGGCCAGTCCGGGTGTTCCAGGCTCAGGGCGCGGCTGGGAAGTTCCACCTGCGGCAGGGCGCCGCCGCCGACGCGGGCGATGCTGGGCCAGAGGTTCACCCGGAACGGTGGCGGCAACCGGCGGCGCAGGCGCCGGGCCAGATTGAGTGCCTGGCGGTTTATGGCCGCTAGAGGTTTGGTAATCATCCGCAGAGTGGGGATTGCTTGTACCGCCTCCTGTTCGTCCCGGTAAAGCCGCAGGGTCGCCTCCAGACCGGCCAGGGTCAATTTATCGGGCCGCAGGGCGCGGGTAAGGGGATTGCGTTTTAACTGCTCCACGTATTGCCTGTTTCCCAAGGCGATGCCAGCCTGGGGGCCGCCCAATAGCTTATCGCCGCTGAACACCACCAGGTTAACCTTTTGACCCAGGGCTTCAAGCACCGACGGCTCTCTGTCGATGCCATGGCGGCTCAGATCCAGGAAACAGCCGCTGCCCAGGTCCTCCGCCACCGGAAGATGGTATTTTTCCCCCAGGGCCACTAGGTCGGCCAGAGGCACTTCTTTGGTAAATCCGGTAATACGAAAGTTGCTGGTATGGACCTTGAGCAGCAGAGCGGTTTCGGAAGAGATGGCCTGTTCGTAATCGAACAGGTGGGTCTTGTTGGTGGTCCCCACTTCCCGCAGGATAGCGCCGCTGGCCCGCATCACATCGGGCATGCGGAAGGAACCGCCGATTTCCACCAATTGGCCCCGCGAGACGATTACTTCCCGACCCTGGGCCAGGGTATTAAGCATCAGCAGCACGGCCCCGGCGTTGTTATTGACGATCAGGGCGGCCTCGGCGCCGGTCAACTCCCGAAGCAATTTTTCCAGGTGATCATGACGGGATCCCCGGCGCCCTTCCTTTAGGTGATACTCCAGATTGGAATAATGACCGGCGACCTCCAGCATCTGCTGGATCGCTGCCCCGGGCAGCGGTGAACGACCCAGATTTGTGTGGATAATAACGCCGGTGGCATTAACGACGCGCCTCAGGCAAGGTCGCTGCAACTCCTCGACGACATCTTCTACCCGTTTGATAAGCTCGGTTTCCGATAGCCTGGCTGGTAGCACTGCGGCTGGGCTTTCTAAAAGCTGCTGCCGATAGTCGGTCAGGACCCGACGGATGGCTTTAGTCAGTAACGGCCGTGGGAACGCCTGCGGGTAGGGATGTTCCTGAAAATAAAGCAGCAGTTCCTCCACCGCCGGTAATTGGCGCAATAATCGCTGACGTTGTTCATCCATGCTGACACATTCCTGTTATAGTAGTTGCCGAAAGCATTGCCATATTATTTTCCCCATCCCGATCCGAGCCCTCAAGGGGGAGTAGAGATTAAGGGAAGGATACATTAAAAACTTGAGTTTCACACCTAATAACGGCTCGGTGATACATAAAAAAACTTTGCTAATATGAAATAAATAGAAAAGGTTTCCGGATTGTGGCAATATAACAATGCGAATAGATTAGATAAACCACAAAAGGGGAAGGTGCACCGGGGCTTTAACATCAATCAGTCGATCGCCAACAAGATATTCTTTACTGATGGCAAAGGTGATGAAAGACCTTTTGTGAGCCAAATTCTCTTTACCAGGGGGATATCAACCGTCAGCAGAAAAAAGGCGGTGATCCAATCCTCCAGGCTGCGCACTCCTGCCCGGACAGATGTGAACATACCTGCATCGTGGTTCGGGTTAAAGACAATTTTTACCCCAAGCTTATTAAGGATTGGCTCAAGCTCCGTAGACCAGTGGCCGGTGACTACCCGGATATCCTCGACACCAGAGGTGTGAAACCGTGGGATTGCTTCCCCTAGGAAGGTCGACTGGCCCAAGGGCAGCAACGGCTTGAAGCCACCGAGGCGAGAGGAATACCCGCCGGCCAGGATCAGGGCTGCGATGCCGTCCCCGAAGTTCATCGGTTTTTCCCGGACCTTACCTAAATGAGCTCCGCGGCGATGCTCACGGCAATCTCTTCCGGGGTTTCAGCGCCGATGGCAAGACCGCTAGGCGAAAAGATCCGGTAAAAGTCCTTTTGGGGAAAACCTTCTTTGGTCAGGGCCGCATAGATGGCCTCCCGTTTGCGGCGGCTGGCAAACATGCCGATATAGCCGGCTGGAGCCGCCAGCGCCTGGCGCAACACCGATTGGTCGTAGGCATGGTTCCGAGTAACCAGCACCAAGTAGCGGATTTATTGGTGGTTGATGGTAATCCCCTGGACTTAAGATTGCTGGAAAGCCCGGAACGCCTCCTAAGTCTCATTATGAAGGAAGGGAAAATTTTAAAAAATCAGCTCGCTTGAAATAAAATAGGAGCAGCGGAATCTCGATTCTTTGGATACTATGGTAGACGCTCTTAAAACTTTTGTGGTTACCAGTTCCTTACCCCCCTTGCCTGGGGCAAAGCTCTCGGCTGACTGAATTGTTACCAGACCGGAAACCGGCAAAAAGGAAGCGTTTATGCAATCAGATCATTTGGATAGATTTTACCGCACCACTTTGGCGGCCCTGTCTCCCATTGTCGATACCCTGCGGTTGATGTGCGGCGCCATCCGCCATGCCTTTAACCGCAGCAGCCTGGCCGAGTTGGAGGAAGTGGAGCGGCTGCGAGATAACCTTACTCTGGATATTGACGAATTTTTTAATAAAGTGGAACAACTACAGCAGGATAAG is a window from the Desulfobacca acetoxidans DSM 11109 genome containing:
- a CDS encoding hydrogenase iron-sulfur subunit encodes the protein MTEPLRLGCYICHCGLNIAGVVRPGTLAAQVQNLPDVAVCRHQLYSCSEAGQQEILQDIAERNLNRIVIAACSPKMHEMTFRRMLAGAGLNPYLLEIVNLREHCSWVHSREPQPAEAKALELIRMGLAKARLAQPLSDRQVPVTRQALVIGGGPAGLRAALDIAESGHKVVLVEKAPILGGWANRLHRTFPYGQKAFTLINPLMAAASLHPQIEILVGSEVAAMTGHLGSYQLEITQKPRMVGATCNLCGQCAAVCPVQINDHAAIYLPSPHAFPTGYVIDSEQCTRCGACLEVCPQEAITLESGPTLYTFTVGSLIVATGFTPFDPVGSRYEVWASLPQVLTSLQLEARLAAIESGAAPDSGIFPGPAPRDIAFILCVGSREEDGNRYCSRICCPTALKQSLELKKRFPEARIRLYYRDIRTIRREWEALYTQAREAGVLFLRGPVRELAASGDRVAITAENELFRIETEDLVDLVVLAVGMMPGDGQPLRDVLKLPVGEDGFFLEAHPKLRPLDTILDGVYLAGTCQGPKDIAASMAQASGAAAKLVGLFSRDTITLDGIVCEIDPEKCTGCKRCFQQCPFQAIELYDREGETKARVIVAACKGCGVCAGACPAEAVTAYGFTDEMILAQIDEALAESPEQKILAFACNWCSYAGADFAGVSRLQYPAAVRLIRTMCAGRVHPKFVQHAFAKGAGLVLVTGCHPPGDCHYISGNLRAKTRMERLQAKLEAQGINPERLQLAWISATEGRAFQQLIIDMTRKLAELGSKAVEEPKTPSP
- a CDS encoding CoB--CoM heterodisulfide reductase iron-sulfur subunit A family protein, translating into MAGKKLLLCNCPDLKVDLHAVVSELATQQVEAVVLEPCCTPTGLARLQQILEEAPEQYVLAACGPELSSRFFKLLTTLRAPVVDLWAWRDVESAAAELLLALEAKTSFLPRPAEVHRSVLVVGGGVGGCEVALDLAKAGLKVYLLDESLSIGGNMAKLDKTFPTLDCSICILGPKLVEVATHPNIELLTYAVLEQIAGEPGNFHVKVTLKPRYVDMTKCVGCGSCAEVCPVILPSRWNLGMKPRTCIRIIFAQAVPLRATIEKEYCIDCRQCAKTCGRQAINLDDVPRTLHLQVGAIVLATGAAPFDPSLKSEYGYGRLPQVLTNLEFERLVCASGPTSGSLVTHSGQPVRKLAFIQCVGSRDRRFLPYCSGYCCTASIKEAMLALEHDPTIEVTIFYNDIRTSGKGCEELYLRARAAGVRFVKALPGRICPDEGERPVIVYEDLETGRLGYLTVDLAVLAVGLEGPKTLPPFLDQAPKRDEQGFYIPKHHIMHPVESSRPGIFLAGTCLGPQDITDTVCQASGAAGRVLRLLAEMQAK
- a CDS encoding 4Fe-4S binding protein, with product MRYPIKKRETGQRLELTLSLYAEQVSLVVDKTRCLKCEVCSTVCPRQAVSIISGEVDLDITIDPRICVLCEVCSHFCPTGAVTLFYNGQPKTILADHQGMADFYPSITIDTAKCPEPCPPLPEGEVHWCRQERRLIPNTLTDCPKNCRVCLDACPRQVIQLAEDRSHVFPQPELCLRCSQCLLLCRTQAIEISPKFIGRVIIRDELCPVSCTKCIDLCPVKAIVREGERVYLQNETCSLCGVCRNICDEGAITIIREEVVALPGEFSHVWDEAVARLTSGGAL
- the selA gene encoding L-seryl-tRNA(Sec) selenium transferase, with the translated sequence MDEQRQRLLRQLPAVEELLLYFQEHPYPQAFPRPLLTKAIRRVLTDYRQQLLESPAAVLPARLSETELIKRVEDVVEELQRPCLRRVVNATGVIIHTNLGRSPLPGAAIQQMLEVAGHYSNLEYHLKEGRRGSRHDHLEKLLRELTGAEAALIVNNNAGAVLLMLNTLAQGREVIVSRGQLVEIGGSFRMPDVMRASGAILREVGTTNKTHLFDYEQAISSETALLLKVHTSNFRITGFTKEVPLADLVALGEKYHLPVAEDLGSGCFLDLSRHGIDREPSVLEALGQKVNLVVFSGDKLLGGPQAGIALGNRQYVEQLKRNPLTRALRPDKLTLAGLEATLRLYRDEQEAVQAIPTLRMITKPLAAINRQALNLARRLRRRLPPPFRVNLWPSIARVGGGALPQVELPSRALSLEHPDWPPHRLEQALRQAQPPIIARLEQQRLLLDLRTILPEDEPLVVAVLAEILAPEA